The Acinetobacter calcoaceticus sequence AGATACATGCCATAAAAGCCCATCGGAAGTGAGACTAAGATAATAATAATGATCAAAAAAATTGGACGCACGAAGCCCAAACTGGATAGCTTTTTCATGATAAGTAAGCTTTAATAAGATCGAATACAAACTAATTATGGTCAGTATAGCCTTTAGACATGCGGATTGTTAGATGAGATATTGTATCCGTGTAAAAATAAAGACCTAGATTATTGGTTTGTAATTTTTTTTGGGGATAAAAAAATAATAGGACAATAGTGTGCTCAGGTTATATCGTAAACCGAATAAGGGGTTAATAGGTGTCGATATTAGTTCGACTTCTGTTAAGTTGTTAGAGCTCTCTGTTAAGAACGGTAAATATTGGGTGGAAAGCTATGCTTTGATGCCTTTACCCGAGAACAGTGTAGTTGAAAAAAATATCTTGAATCCAGAAGCGGTTGCGGAAGCTTTGGAACGGGCGATGAATTTAGCAAATCCCCAAACCAGTAACGCTGCAATAGCTGTTCCAACATCGACGGTTATTCATAAAACCATCGAAATGGATGCAGATATGAATGATGATGAACGAGAAGTTCAGATTCGATTAGATGCGGAGCAATATATACCGTTCCCTTTGGATGAAGTGAGCCTTGATTTTGAGGTTTTACCAGACCGACTGCCTAATCCAAACCGCGTGAATGTACTTTTAGTTGCAACAAGAACAGAAAATGTTGAAACACGAGTAGAAGTACTGGAACTGGTGGACTTAACGCCTAAGCTTGCTGATGTAGAAAGTTATGCTGTTGAACGCGCTTTTAGTGTATTTGCTGATAGCTTACCAATGGGTGCAAATACCATTGGTATTTTAGATATCGGTCATACCATGACGACATTATCGGTTATGCAAAATGGCAAAATCATTTATACCCGTGAACAAGTCTTTGGTGGCAAACAGCTTACTTTGGAAATTCAAAGCCGTTATGGTTTGTCTTTAGAAGAAGCGGGACGAGCTAAAAAAGAGCGCTCTTTACCAGATGATTATGATATCGAAGTCTTAGAGCCATTTTTGGATGCTGTAGTGCAGCAAGCAGCCAGATCTCTACAATTTTTCTTCTCTTCATCACAATTCAATGAAATTGACCATATTTTACTCGCTGGTGGGAATGCCAATATTCCTGGGCTTGCTAAATTGTTGCAGCAAAAACTTGGTTACCGTGTAACCATTGCCAATCCGTTTTTACAAATGGGTTTTTCTCCTCAAGTCGACGTTCAAAAAATGGAAAATGATGCTTCATCATTAATGGTGGCATGTGGCTTGGCTTTAAGGAGTTTTGATTAATGGCAACAATTAATTTACTCCCTTGGCGTGATGGGCTTAGGGAGCAACGTAAAAAACAATTTATTATTTTATGTTTTGGGGTCGTTGTTTTGGGGATCGCCACTGTATTTTCTGGGTGGTTTTATTTGAATCAAAAATTAAATGATC is a genomic window containing:
- a CDS encoding pilus assembly protein PilM, which codes for MLRLYRKPNKGLIGVDISSTSVKLLELSVKNGKYWVESYALMPLPENSVVEKNILNPEAVAEALERAMNLANPQTSNAAIAVPTSTVIHKTIEMDADMNDDEREVQIRLDAEQYIPFPLDEVSLDFEVLPDRLPNPNRVNVLLVATRTENVETRVEVLELVDLTPKLADVESYAVERAFSVFADSLPMGANTIGILDIGHTMTTLSVMQNGKIIYTREQVFGGKQLTLEIQSRYGLSLEEAGRAKKERSLPDDYDIEVLEPFLDAVVQQAARSLQFFFSSSQFNEIDHILLAGGNANIPGLAKLLQQKLGYRVTIANPFLQMGFSPQVDVQKMENDASSLMVACGLALRSFD